The Streptomyces venezuelae genomic interval GCCCTCAGGCCTCGGCGTCCTGCGGGTACCAGCGCAGTTCGACCGTGTTGCCGTCCGGGTCCTTCACGTAGACCGACTGGGCCGAACCGCGCGCGCCCCAGCGCGGGACGGGGCCCTCCAGGACGTCGAACGTCCCGGAGTCGATGACCTCCTGCCAGTCAAGGGGATCCACGACCAGGCAGATGTGGTCGACGTTGGACTCGCCGCGCGGACGCGAGAAGAGGTCGATGACCGTGCCCTCGTCGATGCGCACGGACGGGAAGGGGACCTTGCCGGCCCGCCACTCCTCGACCCGCTCGGGAGCGAGGCCCAGCGCACCGGTGTAGAAGTCGAGCGCCTTGTCGACGTCGGTCACGTTGAGTACGAGGTGGTCGAAGGCTTTGACTCGCATGTGTGGGATCCCCGTTCTGGAAGGTGGTTCGGGTCCGGCCGTGCCGGAGCCAGATGATCATGCAGGTCGGGAAGTCGACGATCAAGTGCTCGGTGCGACTCCGGTGTGGTCACACGGTCGGGATCCGGGCGCGCAGGAGACAGAACTCGTTGCCTTCCGGGTCGGCCAGGACGTGCCAGTTCTCGGTGCCGTCCTGGCCCACGTCGGCGGGTCTGGCGCCGAGCGCGAGCAGGCGCGCCAGCTCGGCGTCCTGGTCCCGGTCCGTGGGGTTGACGTCGATGTGCAGGCGGAGCTTCCCGGTGCGCGGGTCGCTGCTCGGGCTGAGGATCATGGTGGGCTGCGGGCCCCCGAAGCCGGTGTCCGGCGGCCCGATCTCGATGCTTCCGTCGTCCTCCCGGCCGAGTTCGACGTAGCCGAGGACCTCGCTCCAGAACACGGCGAGCCGGGCCGGGTCCACGCAGTCGACGACCAGTTCGCTGATGCGGCATGCCATGCCGTCAGTCTAAGGAGAGGGCCGTGGAATTGTCGGCACCGATCGTCGTTCTCAGGGCTCGTCGCAGCCCGGCGTCAGCGGTAGTCGTCGGGGTGGTCCTGCATCCAGGTGGTGATCCGGTCGCGCGTGCCGGTCAACAGGCTCCGGTGCTTCTTCAGGTTCTCGAAGGAACGGTCGCCGTCCAGCTCTCCGTCGAGCTTCTCGATCAGCGCGATCGGCTCGGGGAAGTGCCCGGGCCCCTTCGGGTCCGCCTTCATGGCCCGGTCCAGGCGGTGGAGTTCGTCATGGACCCTTCCCAGGAAGGACTCGCAGTTGCCGGGGTGCCGCACGAGTCGTTCAGGGTCGCCTGGAGCCCGGCGAAGGCGTCGCGGACCCGTTCGGGGGGGCGTGTCCCCGGGGGTCGAGGAGGCGTCCGGAGCACCTGTCCCGGACCCGGACCCCTCCGCGGGCGATGCGCCGGGCTCCTCGTCGGCCGAAGCCGAAGCCGAAGCCGTCGTCCCGGCCGACCCGGGCGACCCGGCCGCGCGGGCCGTCTCACGCGTGCCGCTCGCGTCGTCGGCACCGCAGCCCACACCGAGTACGGCCAGGGCCACGGCCACCGCCACCGCGCCCGGTGCCGAGAACTGGGACATACGACTCCCCCTTGGTCTGCTGATCGTGGAAACCGCCGACCTTGCAGAACTCCTGTTCCCGGCAGGTCAGCGCAGAGGGCCCGGGCTCGCCGCCGTGAGGACTCCGGCGATCCGGTCCCACGTCTCCGCGGAGCGTGCCAGCGGCGGCAGGAGTTCACCCGCGCCCGTGCCCCAGGCGTGGGCCAGAGCCACAGGGTCCTCGCCGGTCACCGCGCCCCCGGCCAGGGCGGCGGCGCCGAGGGCGACGAGTTCCTCGGCGGCGGGGACGACCAGGGGCCGCCCGGAGAGCCTGCGTACGGTGTCGGTCCAGGTCCTGCCGCGCGCGCCGCCCCCGATCAGGCGCAGCGGACGGTCACGTACCGCGGAGTCCGTCAGGTCGAGGCCGCAGGCGGCGAGGAGTCCGTCGAGGGCGCGCAGGACGGTGAAGGCCGCGCCCTCGTAGGCGGCGCCGAGGATCGCGCGCGGGTCGGTGGTGTGGCGCAGGCCGGTGACGAGACCGGCGGCGTGCGGCAGGTCGGGGGTGCGTTCGCCGTCCAGGTACGGCAGGACCACGACCCCCGCGTCGCCGCCCGGCACC includes:
- a CDS encoding VOC family protein; this translates as MRVKAFDHLVLNVTDVDKALDFYTGALGLAPERVEEWRAGKVPFPSVRIDEGTVIDLFSRPRGESNVDHICLVVDPLDWQEVIDSGTFDVLEGPVPRWGARGSAQSVYVKDPDGNTVELRWYPQDAEA
- a CDS encoding VOC family protein; this encodes MACRISELVVDCVDPARLAVFWSEVLGYVELGREDDGSIEIGPPDTGFGGPQPTMILSPSSDPRTGKLRLHIDVNPTDRDQDAELARLLALGARPADVGQDGTENWHVLADPEGNEFCLLRARIPTV